In a single window of the Renibacterium salmoninarum ATCC 33209 genome:
- a CDS encoding extracellular solute-binding protein yields the protein MKVRKLVAIAALSTLALSTAACGGGGSNSNSSGGGTLTYWASNQGASLDNDKQNLTPLLDKFQQQTGVKVNLEVIGWNDLQTRIQTAVTSGQAPDVVNIGNTWASSLQATGAFMPYCDEEMKATGGADKFVKTALDTGGAPGQTATSVPLYGLAYGLYYNKTMFTAAGLQPPTTWEDMVSAAKKLTTGGVHGFALAAGSYTENAHFAFINSAQNGAELFDKDAKPTFDSDGVVDGVKRYLDLMQTDKVVDVANAQYDNGTKAVKDFASGKVGMILTQNNADNSISSNGMKSDAYGVVPFPAPQNAKEKIASFVAGINLSIFKNTKNKDAALKFVNFMTSPDTQTTLGKPFSSLPVLKDAKAVFTDNEAEAKTFSDIYANMSKPLPLTPNEDQFENTVGKAMNQFFATIASGGTVSADDIRKAFKATQEQVAAAG from the coding sequence GTGAAAGTTCGCAAACTCGTAGCAATTGCGGCGCTCAGCACGCTCGCACTCAGCACTGCCGCCTGCGGGGGCGGCGGCAGTAATTCGAATAGCTCAGGTGGTGGCACTCTGACCTATTGGGCCTCGAACCAGGGCGCCAGCCTGGACAATGACAAACAGAATCTGACGCCGTTGCTGGACAAATTCCAGCAACAAACCGGCGTAAAAGTGAACCTAGAAGTCATCGGTTGGAATGACTTGCAGACCCGAATCCAAACCGCTGTCACTTCTGGTCAGGCGCCCGACGTCGTCAATATTGGCAATACTTGGGCGTCCTCGCTGCAGGCCACTGGCGCGTTTATGCCCTATTGCGATGAAGAGATGAAGGCGACCGGCGGCGCGGACAAATTCGTCAAAACCGCTTTGGACACCGGTGGAGCGCCCGGACAGACTGCCACTTCAGTGCCGCTTTACGGTCTGGCCTATGGGCTCTACTACAACAAGACGATGTTTACCGCTGCCGGGCTACAGCCTCCCACAACGTGGGAAGACATGGTTTCTGCGGCGAAAAAACTCACTACCGGTGGCGTTCATGGCTTCGCCTTGGCCGCGGGCAGCTACACCGAAAACGCGCACTTTGCCTTCATAAACTCCGCCCAAAACGGTGCAGAGCTATTCGACAAAGACGCTAAGCCGACCTTCGACTCGGACGGCGTGGTGGACGGTGTGAAGCGCTACCTCGATTTGATGCAGACGGACAAAGTTGTTGACGTGGCTAATGCGCAATACGACAACGGGACCAAGGCAGTCAAAGACTTTGCTTCCGGCAAGGTCGGCATGATTTTGACGCAGAACAACGCCGATAATTCGATTTCAAGCAACGGAATGAAAAGCGACGCATACGGCGTGGTTCCCTTCCCAGCTCCGCAGAATGCGAAGGAGAAGATTGCCAGCTTTGTTGCCGGCATCAATCTCTCGATCTTCAAAAACACCAAAAATAAGGACGCCGCGCTCAAATTCGTGAACTTTATGACCAGCCCGGATACCCAAACGACCTTGGGTAAGCCGTTTTCTTCCTTGCCGGTGCTCAAAGATGCAAAGGCGGTCTTTACCGATAACGAGGCGGAGGCAAAAACCTTCAGCGATATTTACGCGAACATGTCCAAGCCATTGCCGCTGACGCCCAATGAGGATCAGTTTGAAAACACCGTAGGTAAGGCGATGAACCAGTTCTTTGCCACCATTGCCTCTGGCGGAACGGTGAGCGCCGACGATATTCGTAAGGCCTTCAAAGCAACTCAGGAGCAAGTAGCAGCAGCCGGATAG